One part of the Rutidosis leptorrhynchoides isolate AG116_Rl617_1_P2 chromosome 1, CSIRO_AGI_Rlap_v1, whole genome shotgun sequence genome encodes these proteins:
- the LOC139861172 gene encoding uncharacterized protein isoform X1 — protein sequence MPLSTLPIAPSVLQHQQQQVKLNTIIKFGGTRRVVVNYNYNKIGQKNVKFSVKSLSSGDAGTSSVQFDVPFPGDYYELLDQAKAATQSALKDGIQLMSLYSTTFNRRRLSFQLLGWIPCQVFSYHFCDGEGGIEMTGSMQLMREFCDILIIPEKATRTRIFFPEANEVQFARKSVFGGASFKLDYLTKPSFFQDFGFVEAVKMVDRVKEDDELFIVGYPYFNVDEMLVVDELYREAVAATARQMIIFNGELDRIRSGYYPSFFYPKLAALSKTLFPKMETVYYIHNFKGRNGGTLFRCYPGPWKVLRRLGSRYVCVHQQDEMPTLKEVALDILPSASK from the exons ATGCCGTTATCCACTTTACCAATTGCTCCCTCTGTTTTACAACATCAACAACAGCAG GTAAAGCTGAATACTATTATTAAATTTGGAGGTACAAGAAGAGTAGTggtgaattataattataataaaattggaCAGAAAAATGTTAAGTTTTCTGTTAAGTCACTTTCTTCCGGTGATGCCGGAACTTCTTCCGTTCAATTTGATGTTCCGTTTCCCGGTGATTATTATGAACTTCTTGATCAG GCAAAAGCAGCAACTCAAAGTGCTTTAAAGGATGGAATTCAGTTGATG AGTTTGTACTCCACAACTTTCAACCGCAGGAGATTGAGTTTCCAACTGCTGGGCTGGATTCCGTGCCAggttttttcttatcattttt GTGACGGTGAAGGTGGAATTGAAATGACTGGAAGTATGCAATTGATGCGTGAATTTTGTGACATCCTTATAATACCAGAAAAGGCTACACGAACCAGAATA TTTTTCCCAGAAGCTAATGAAGTTCAATTTGCAAGAAAATCAGTATTTGGAGGTGCTTCTTTTAAGCTGGATTACTTAACAAAGCCATCATTCTTTCAAGATTTTGGTTTTGTTGAAGCGGTTAAAATGGTTGATCGTGTTAAGGAAGATGATGAACTATTTATAGTTGGCTATCCGTATTTCAATGTCGACG AAATGCTTGTTGTGGATGAGCTTTATAGGGAAGCAGTGGCAGCCACTGCTAGGCAGATGATTATATTCAATGGGGAACTTGATCGTATTAGATCTGGAT attATCCATCATTTTTCTATCCAAAACTTGCTGCCCTTTCAAAGACACTTTTTCCCAAAATGGAAACTGTATATTACATCCATAATTTCAAAGGCCGCAACGGTGGAACTCTTTTCAG GTGTTACCCAGGTCCATGGAAGGTGCTTAGAAGATTGGGAAGTAGATATGTTTGTGTGCATCAACAGGATGAGATGCCAACCCTCAAGGAGGTTGCATTGGATATTCTTCCCTCAGCTTCAAAATGA
- the LOC139861172 gene encoding protein LPA3 isoform X2 produces MPLSTLPIAPSVLQHQQQQVKLNTIIKFGGTRRVVVNYNYNKIGQKNVKFSVKSLSSGDAGTSSVQFDVPFPGDYYELLDQAKAATQSALKDGIQLMEIEFPTAGLDSVPGDGEGGIEMTGSMQLMREFCDILIIPEKATRTRIFFPEANEVQFARKSVFGGASFKLDYLTKPSFFQDFGFVEAVKMVDRVKEDDELFIVGYPYFNVDEMLVVDELYREAVAATARQMIIFNGELDRIRSGYYPSFFYPKLAALSKTLFPKMETVYYIHNFKGRNGGTLFRCYPGPWKVLRRLGSRYVCVHQQDEMPTLKEVALDILPSASK; encoded by the exons ATGCCGTTATCCACTTTACCAATTGCTCCCTCTGTTTTACAACATCAACAACAGCAG GTAAAGCTGAATACTATTATTAAATTTGGAGGTACAAGAAGAGTAGTggtgaattataattataataaaattggaCAGAAAAATGTTAAGTTTTCTGTTAAGTCACTTTCTTCCGGTGATGCCGGAACTTCTTCCGTTCAATTTGATGTTCCGTTTCCCGGTGATTATTATGAACTTCTTGATCAG GCAAAAGCAGCAACTCAAAGTGCTTTAAAGGATGGAATTCAGTTGATG GAGATTGAGTTTCCAACTGCTGGGCTGGATTCCGTGCCAg GTGACGGTGAAGGTGGAATTGAAATGACTGGAAGTATGCAATTGATGCGTGAATTTTGTGACATCCTTATAATACCAGAAAAGGCTACACGAACCAGAATA TTTTTCCCAGAAGCTAATGAAGTTCAATTTGCAAGAAAATCAGTATTTGGAGGTGCTTCTTTTAAGCTGGATTACTTAACAAAGCCATCATTCTTTCAAGATTTTGGTTTTGTTGAAGCGGTTAAAATGGTTGATCGTGTTAAGGAAGATGATGAACTATTTATAGTTGGCTATCCGTATTTCAATGTCGACG AAATGCTTGTTGTGGATGAGCTTTATAGGGAAGCAGTGGCAGCCACTGCTAGGCAGATGATTATATTCAATGGGGAACTTGATCGTATTAGATCTGGAT attATCCATCATTTTTCTATCCAAAACTTGCTGCCCTTTCAAAGACACTTTTTCCCAAAATGGAAACTGTATATTACATCCATAATTTCAAAGGCCGCAACGGTGGAACTCTTTTCAG GTGTTACCCAGGTCCATGGAAGGTGCTTAGAAGATTGGGAAGTAGATATGTTTGTGTGCATCAACAGGATGAGATGCCAACCCTCAAGGAGGTTGCATTGGATATTCTTCCCTCAGCTTCAAAATGA
- the LOC139877705 gene encoding uncharacterized protein, translated as MEHALLECPVAKDLWRRVLRWWNMGGFSFSNMEQLFKGSKPNDQTNSISSLWQAVTWVTGYSIWRNRNLALFQKKKGSGPTMLNEVQIKSFEWISRRSKKLKFEWIQWLVNPSFVEDHG; from the coding sequence ATGGAACATGCCCTACTAGAATGTCCAGTTGCAAAAGATCTTTGGCGTCGTGTATTAAGGTGGTGGAACATGGGCGGGTTTTCTTTCTCAAATATGGAACAACTGTTCAAAGGGTCAAAGCCGAATGATCAAACAAATAGCATATCATCTCTTTGGCAAGCTGTAACATGGGTAACGGGATACTCCATTTGGCGTAACAGAAACCTTGCGCTTTTTCAAAAGAAAAAGGGTAGCGGGCCTACGATGCTGAATGAAGTCCAAATAAAATCGTTCGAATGGATTTCGAGACGCTCGAAGAAGTTAAAGTTTGAGTGGATTCAATGGCTTGTAAACCCGTCTTTCGTCGAGGATCACGGCTAA